The genomic interval ACGGACTGCAGTCGGACGACAAGCCGACGCCGTACAAGGACGTGACGAGCTACAATAATTTCTACGAATTTGGGACGGGGAAAGACGAACCGATCGAGAACGCCCGTGGCTTTGTGCCGCGCCCGTGGACGGTGCAGGTGGATGGACTGGTGGCCAAGCCGGCCAGCTATCAGCTCGAAGATTTCCTCAAACCGTCGGCGGTTGAAGATCGCATTTACCGACACCGGTGCGTGGAAGCGTGGTCCATGGTCATACCGTGGCGCGGGATTCAGCTCGCAGATGTCATCAAGCGCGCGCAGCCGACGGCAGCGGCCAAGTTCGTGGAGTTCACCACGCTCATGGATCCCAAGCGCATGCCGGGCCAGCGTTCGAATGTTTTGCAGTGGCCGTACGTCGAAGGGCTACGCCTCGACGAGGCGCTCAATCCGCTGGCCCTGCTGGCCACTGGGGTGTACGGACGCGATCTCCCCAACCAGAATGGCGCGCCGCTTCGCTTGGTTGTGCCCTGGAAGTACGGCTTCAAGGGGATCAAGTCGATTGTGCGCATCCGGTTCGTGGACAAAATGCCCAACAGCGCGTGGAATCTCGCGGCGCCGCAGGAATATGGGTTCTACTCAAACGTGAACCCCGACGTCGATCATCCACGCTGGAGTCAGGCCAAGGAGCGCCGGATTGGCGAGTTCTCGCGGCGCCCCACATTGATGTTCAACGGATACGCCGAGCAGGTGGCTTCGATGTACGCCGGTATGGACCTCCGCAAGAATTATTGAGGTGAGCGACAGCCTCAACGCGATGC from Gemmatimonadota bacterium carries:
- the msrP gene encoding protein-methionine-sulfoxide reductase catalytic subunit MsrP, with amino-acid sequence MLVRRTDPLGSSEITPESHYLNRREFLAAAGLLGAGLTGVALPTSANAAGRAQEPKALGKPYGLQSDDKPTPYKDVTSYNNFYEFGTGKDEPIENARGFVPRPWTVQVDGLVAKPASYQLEDFLKPSAVEDRIYRHRCVEAWSMVIPWRGIQLADVIKRAQPTAAAKFVEFTTLMDPKRMPGQRSNVLQWPYVEGLRLDEALNPLALLATGVYGRDLPNQNGAPLRLVVPWKYGFKGIKSIVRIRFVDKMPNSAWNLAAPQEYGFYSNVNPDVDHPRWSQAKERRIGEFSRRPTLMFNGYAEQVASMYAGMDLRKNY